From ANME-2 cluster archaeon:
GCAGGTGTGGTGGGTTCAAATCACCGCAATTTTACCTGCATCTGTGATGGTATATCCGTCCTCACCTTTGATGTATCCTATTGCCTTGAGTTCCCGCAGGTGGTTGTATGCCATGCCTTTTGAGATGCCGACACCTATGGCTATTTCCTGGACTGAGCTCACTCCTGACTTGATATGTTCGAGGATTATCTTCTTCGTGTCAGAGATGTTGAAGCTGAGTATAGGAAAGTCTATGATGAAGTTGTCTTCTTCGGTCACATAGACGATGCGTTTTACCATGTCGCTTCGTGTGTATGCGCCAAAGAGTGCCCCGAATGCCTGCGGTTTTCGGCCGCCTGAGACGTTAATCATGACCTGGTTGCCCTGTGCGTTTTCTTCTTCTATGAGGTTTGCTACGTCCTGCGCGACACGGACCGGGTCATAGAGGGAAGTGTTCTTTTTCTGGATATCT
This genomic window contains:
- a CDS encoding CRISPR locus-related DNA-binding protein; this encodes MTNLTLISTIYTLEPVIVCVTRLSPSKLILLTEEGTAEKKIRSEQTMEDTFGKIIDIQKKNTSLYDPVRVAQDVANLIEEENAQGNQVMINVSGGRKPQAFGALFGAYTRSDMVKRIVYVTEEDNFIIDFPILSFNISDTKKIILEHIKSGVSSVQEIAIGVGISKGMAYNHLRELKAIGYIKGEDGYTITDAGKIAVI